A window of Castanea sativa cultivar Marrone di Chiusa Pesio chromosome 1, ASM4071231v1 contains these coding sequences:
- the LOC142622786 gene encoding ethylene-responsive transcription factor ERF011-like, whose amino-acid sequence MEGDFSTSTEKRKQRQQQQQEKPYRGIRMRKWGKWVAEIREPNKRSRIWLGSYTTPIAAARAYDTAVFYLRGPSARLNFPDLVFHEDDNDVRDMSAASIRKKATEVGARVDALQTSLHASSQSKPSSRASEPPDLNEYPNPENSDDDD is encoded by the coding sequence ATGGAAGGAGACTTTTCAACAAGCACGGAAAAGCGCAAGCAAAGGCAACAACAGCAGCAAGAGAAGCCCTATAGAGGAATAAGGATGAGGAAGTGGGGAAAGTGGGTGGCTGAGATTAGAGAACCCAATAAGAGGTCTAGAATTTGGCTTGGTTCCTATACTACTCCTATTGCGGCGGCGCGTGCTTATGACACCGCTGTGTTTTATCTCCGTGGCCCTTCTGCTCGGCTTAACTTCCCGGATTTAGTTTTCCATGAAGATGATAATGATGTTCGGGACATGTCTGCGGCTTCTATACGCAAGAAAGCCACCGAAGTTGGAGCTAGGGTCGACGCGCTGCAAACTTCTCTTCATGCATCATCGCAATCAAAGCCGTCTAGTCGTGCCTCGGAGCCGCCGGATTTAAACGAGTATCCGAACCCAGAAAACTCCGATGATGATGATTAA